AACAGATTGTGGTAGTGTGGGTTAAATTGTGCAGTAATGTTACAAGTGTAAGTAATGTTACAAGTGAAAGTACAGGTTTCCAATGATGATTTCCAAATTTAAGACACTGGAAATTGTCTTCCCAACAGCACTGATCCTCATCATCACTCCAAAGTAGCCTACTGCAAGCAACAGCTGAGTTAACCtaaacatctattttttttggctttattaCCTAGCTAAATAATCTAAATAAACTAACCCTGCGGgttaatttattaaaatatcagtacagaaacattcagttttacagtaaagaaaaaaaaaaggtccagaaattaactttttatCCCATACTGTTGAGGAAGCATAGTTGTGCATTTAGAAATGGAACTATCCATTCATAGCTACTGTTACCTACATGTTTATGACCTCCAGCATACCCACCAGAGGGCTTATCACATAATCTGAATACCCTCTGTTTCATGCATTGAGTTTGGATAAGTTGAGTTTGACTTAAGTAGAGTTTAGTATCTAACTCACCCTTGTCCCACTGCCTCTGTTCATCAGTATTGATGGACCAGTCTTAGTTGTGGAGGGCCCTGGCCCCTCCCCCACCAGCCCCTCCCCCcagctggaggagatggagcCACGCCTCATGGAGCTGGAGCAGGACCCACCCAACTGGAGAGAGCTGGCCCCCTCTGACGCCCTGTCGAGCCTCAACAAGAAGGAAACCAAGAGGCAGGAGGTCATCAATGGTAAGAAGAGAATGGGAAATATTGGAGCATTAGGGAAAGTATTAGAGCAGTATGCAGTAAGACTCTGTTAAAGTTGCAACACATGACCACCTaaaaaaagttttgcattttgaaaaaggtGCGGTGATGTATGTCTTTACACCCCATCTCCTCCTATTCTCCCCTCTCAGAGTTGTTTACAACAGAGCATGCCCATGTTCGAATGCTGAGCGTCCTCCAGACGGTTTTCTCCAAGCctttggagagagaggagatcctGACCTCCACTGAGCTGGCCACCATCTTCCCCAGCCTGGACGAGATCATAGATATGCACTGTGAGTACCACAGCAAACAAGTTATTTGTAGTCTCTGTTTGCAACCTCCCACTGTGACATACCCACCATGAAGCTGCACTAAGCCACTTTGCGCTTTAGTGGTCCCAGGTGGTGGCAGGAAATAACTATTTGCATTGGTGACATTTTTGAAGAACTTCACTGACTATAAACCATGTGACATGACATCAATGAACTGTTTAGGTTTCTTTCAATGAGGAGCACACTTGTTCTTTAGGTGAAACATTTGTAATTTGCTTTAAGTcttaaatcaatatttttgcCAGTGACCATAcccaaaataatgaaattaattgGAGCAAATAGTGAGAATCTATAGGATCTCAATCAGTAggaatgggatttttttttatctagttTAACTTCTAGTGCATGAATTAGATTGATAAGATGCACAGTATTCACTTTATGTGAAGATCTTGTGGAGTGCTGCTTTAAATGTTAGTATAATGCTAATAAGAGTACctcactgtatttttaaaactaaACTCTGTATCTGTGTCCGGCTGTGAATTCAGATGCCTTCTATGAGAACCTGAAGAAACTACGCGTGGAAGACAATTTCATCGTCAAATCCATCAGCACCACGCTCCTCAACAGGGTGAGTCTGCCTAATCTTTCTTCTGTTCATCTCCTCATCCTTTTTCTCTACTTTCACTATCCATTGTTCATCCGTATCCGATCTCTGCTACTTTCAACAAGAGTCCAACTGTTACAGGGATTTTTGTCTGATGTAAAAATTGATATTCAATCTATCTGCCAGTGATTATTTACTTTTGTGCTGTCAGTGTAATTAAACATAATTTGATTTCACTGATGGAAAAAATGCTGATCAAAATTCATCTgtgaaaggaaaacacaccCTGTGCGCATAAACCAATCCTCTTAACCTACATAATTTGTCTTTGTGCCTGTTAGCACTACACATTTGCAATTTTaagccattttcatttgaagTCAAAGTCAACATAATTAACATTATGACTGCCCCAAAAatagttgaattttttttttatggacaaTCTAAAAATGCGTGTTTTGATTAGGAACACCTGACAAGGGGCTAAGTGTCCATCCTGCCACCAGAATGTTTTACCTTTCTTCCTCTATTTTTATGTATTCCAGCTCTTTTTCTGTCCCCTCATCTCTTTGTTCCTCTCATTCCTCTATGCTGTCAGCATGCTATTAGACTCTGGCTGTcactgtgagtgagtgtgtgtgtgtttgtctgtggtgtGTTCCAGTTTGATGGTCCAGAGGGAGAGTGGTTCCAGAAACTGACAGCCCGGTTCTGCAGTCACCAGTCGTGGGCCCTGGACCAGATCAAGAGCAGGCAGAAGAAAGAGCCACGCTTCAACGCCTTCATACAGGTGCTgtgaaccccccccccaacacacacacaaacatacacacgcacacacactcacatcccagacacgcactcacacagagacaaacaagctaaaaaaaaacaaacaaacttcaaggtaaaacagaaagacacacacgaATGCACTCACAGACCCTGGCACATGCACAGGCTCGTACATTCAttctgacttgtgtgtgtgtgtgtgtgtgtgtgtgtctattgaTCCTAGGAAGCGGAGAGTAAACCTCAGTGCCGCAGGCTGCAGCTGAAGGACATCATTCCTATAGAGATGCAGAGACTCACCAAGTACCCTCTGTTGCTGGAAAATATTGCCAAGagtacaggtgtgtgtctgtttgtgtgcatgtgcatgacagTCAATATCTGAACCTGCAAATTTGCAAAGTTTTAAGACCAGACACCAGGTGGCATTCTGTTATTCTGAACATTAAATCATTAAGATCCAATTTCTCATGCTTGCTTGTCTGTGAAAGGCGGAGGCAagaagcaaaaatgaaaattctgtcGGTGTGATTGCATTGGAAAGTAAATTACCAAGCTATTTTTCTTCAGTGACTGTTGCCAAATTGCTTACATTGTGTATCagaagtgtgtttctgtgatgatctgtgtgtgtgtgtgtgtgtgtgtgtgtgtgtgtctttagagaaaaataacaaattttcaggtcaaaattagggctgggtgatgtggacaaaatcaaatatcacagtatttttgGCCAAGTACCTCAAAATTGGTATTGTGACGATATTGTAAGGAATGGCTGTTTGTGCTTTCACAAATTATTTATGCAATGAGTTTTTTGATGCAcattcattattaatgtggAAACAATGACCAAACACATGGAGGCAAAAACATGACATCTAGAACAGACTACTAAgatcagaaaactgcatctttTTTCTGTACTGGAAAACTAGGAAAAGTCATGTATCACGATGTGGATACAGTACTGAAATATTGCCTGGCCCCAGTCAAAATACAGTtgatagcatcttttgtgtcaATATTTCAGTCCATTAGCCATATACTCTATGTACAGCACACTAATAATGAAAAACAGGTACAGCCTCTAAAAATAGAGCTAAAATTGcatcaaaaaagtaaacaaaggGGGTGTGCTTGCGTgtggtgattgtgtgtgtaaCAAGTCGACATTTTGGTCTGCAAAGCTTTCTCAAGACCTTTCAAGATACAGTGACAGCATTACATTCAGAGCAGCATTTGAACAGTCAAAGACCTCCCCGGTTACAAGTTTACAGTCATGATTTATCCCTTTTGGCTGAGCTCTGCTGTGATAACCTTATTTCTTcaactgtttgttttacatCACACCACAGAGAACCCAGCAGAGAAGGAAAGCATCCAGCAGAGTGCAGAATGCTGCAGAAAGATCCTCAACCATGTCAACGAAGAGGTCAAAGTGATGGAGAACCTattggtgaggaaaaaaaccaCAATCCatcactcaaagcgctttactcGCGTAGTGACTGAGCACCAGTCGGAGTCTAGTAAATTCATTTTGTGACCTCTGAGGGACTTGAGTGCCTCTACTGATTCGGGGTCCGGCTCTGCTGACCGCCCTCTGTCTGACCCtgtcatctctctttttctcttcccagACTCTGAAGGACTACCAGCGTAGGTTGGACACATCGGGGCTCAAACCCAGCAATGAGCTGTACACTGAATACAGGGTAAGGTTCCCTTGACCAGGCTGACTGATGATttgtttatagaaaacaaatgaagattaaaacataaattcatCTCTGCTGCGTGTTGTCCTGAGAAATGTCTTGATAAAGGTTTTGTTCCACATTGTTGACAAGCAATAAAAGACATAGCAGATGTGAATTTTGTACGCTGGAAtcattggtttttttttttgtttgtttttttttggggttgttttttaaatctgtaattTGAATGGATTTGGATCTTTCTTAGCACTAGTTTTGAGTTTTATCTCTTAAATGCATTCATAGCCATTTcattagtctctctctctctgtctcagaacATCGACCTGACCCAGAGGAAAATGATTTATGAAGGCCCACTGACTTGGAAAGTCACCAAAGAGAAAGCTATCGGTAACTataagtttgtgtgtgcattatgtgtgcAAACTGTACGTGATAATCTGTGTACTGCTTGTTCAGCGATGCTACAGAAGCCATGTGTCTATCCATCTGGCAAGacaattttacacacattttgtgtGAAGTGTTATTCAAATTAGGTGCGATTCCAATCAGCTGGGTTGAACTGACTAATTAGACTCCCTGAGTGtcaaaaaatcaaatctatGAGAAAAATGCATAGTATTATTATTGAGTGCCAGTTAATGTTGGCCATATTCCATGCTTTCATCCTCTCATCATGCACAAGAGCAACAGCAGGAATGACATTTCTGATAAATATTTTACATGTAATATTTCAGAATGTCCAGTGCCACATTTCAGCTGTGGTGTAATGAAACCGAACCATCTGTCAGATTGATCGTGCCAAACCTATTTCATTGTTTatcaaacaaaatgcatttccatcACCATTTTtctcatagttttttttttaaccaaaagaATCCACTGCAAGCAagtataaaacattttttgaaatacTGAAGGCATTTTACTGAATTTTGCCATGTCCACTTAGGTTTATGAATTCAGGACATCAtaatcagccaaaaaaaaaaaaaaaaaaatcggatgGAAACTCAGCTATAATGACGCCAACAGTGACTGAGATCAAAGTGGCCACTTGACTTCctcattttatattcaaaacATAACccttctctctatctgtctctctctctctcttgctctatcTCCCCTCTGCAATCTCTCCACCGCTTTGTCTCACCCCCTCTGCTCCCTTTATCTCAGAGGTGCAGTGTGTTTTGCTCGGGGACCTGCTGGTGCTCCTGCAGAGGCAAGACGACAAGATGGTTCTCAAGTGTCAGAGCAAGAGCAACCTCGTCGTGCAGGAGGGCAAGCAGATGCTGAGCCCCATTATCAAACTGGACTCAGTCTTCTTACGTGAGGTGGCCACAGGTCAGCCGCAGATCTAGGCACAAAGGCACTGACACACCAGCGCACAGTACAATTCAAACCATCCAactcctgtttttctgttttctgacagATCGGAAGGCCTTCTATGTGATCTTCACCTGGGACAGCGGTGCTCAGATCTATGAACTGGTGGCTCAGTCTGTTGGAGAGAGGAAGACGTGAGTGTGGGATGAGAAAGGctaattatgttttgtttttcagtaggtttaaatggatgaattgtaattaggtatgtgtgtgtctgtctctatgtgtgtgtgtgtagatggacTGAGGTGATAAAGACAGCAGTAGATGATTTGAAGCGAAGTGGAGCTCCCATGAAGTTGGTGCTGCCTCCTGGGGGTGGAGGAGCCCCGTTCAGTCCCTCAgcgtaagtgtgtgtttgtgtgtcctttTAATTCATTGCTTGCTAAATCTTACTCATTTCAAAATATCtaattctctctcctcttttctttctcataGGCTGAATCCCCCTTTGAGTCCCACGGAAAATGGAGGATTGAAAAGCAGTAGTGGTGAGAGCACCATGTTTTATCAGCTGAGCACTACTCGGTATAAGTAGAGCAAATTTGTTATTGTTCCCTGTCTAAAGGCTTGAGCCACAGTTAAGCCTTTTGTCTATCCGCAGATCGAGATAAGGACAGCCTAACGGATGACAAGTCCACAGACCCCCGGCACTCTCTGATTGATTTCCTGTCAGACAAAGGTTTCGACCTGATAGGCCACTCTAACTGCGATCAGGAGAAAGTAGCCAATAATGCACTGGATGAAGGTGAATTGGGATTTTCCCTGCGCTCCCACATACTTCCCTCCTTCCTTGCTCatcttttctgtcatttgttgtgaagctttttcttttcctgtcttaCAAAACCACACAATCTGAGCCTGTCCTCTCTCTTAGTCAAGTCGCTGAAAAGGCTGCTGGTTGGCAGCATCAGCCTATCAGAAGACTTGCTGCCAGATGAGGAGAACGGAGGGGAGCGAGCAGAAAGGCCGGGCCAAGACACGGATAGCTGTCAgtcaacaggtgtgtgtgtgtttagtttgtCGGCAGGTACTGTATTTTAAACAAACCAACTGATTGACACATGATATATCTCAATTCTGCCTGTCTATCCACAGAGGAAAGTCAGGCCACAGATGGAGGAGTGGAAGGAGAGGATAACGGAGACGGAATAAACGGGGGAGGGTCaaaaggagaggatgagaggggCATCAGCGCTCCCTTGCGGTTGTCCcaagagaggatggaggaggtgtATAGGAGACTCCAAAATCTGCAGGAATACCTGAAGAGACTACAGGTGAggggggaaaggagagaaggggaaTATTGAGAGAAAGCATGAGGGAGCAAGCATGgtggagacaaaataaagacGAGAGACATAACATAAGACGAGAGCTGAGTGGAAAGAGACGCAGAGGTGGGCATCAAGGGTTTCACCAAGGATGATTTAAGTAAGGAGGGAGCCAGGGTATACTTTGGACAGATGGGGCCAAAATGGCACAAAAGAGAAACTAGAGAACAGAAAACCACTTAACCACTGCTGTTACTGCCTGGCTGAAAATTGCCTTGTGAAATTGGACTTCTCTGAAAATGGCTATTATGTCCACTGCTTGCAATGGGATATGTCAGAGAAGCAgtgagggagacggagagaggatGTTAAGAGGAGGTAGTCcagttgtgtgtgagagtgtgtgtgtgtgcgtgtgtgcgtgcgtgcctgtACTAGCTTCCTAAGGTGATATTGATCTGTGTGTTGCAGACTGTTGAGGAGGAGCACCACAGGCTGCAGGAGGCCCTTTCCAAGTTTTCGCTGGAGGGGGGCAACTTCTAGTGAGACACTAGCACGCCACCTGCTGGCCACTAGGTGAGACACCTTAACTAGCGATGTAAAGGTACCCAATGTAGTTCTTCTTGTAAacatattctgttttgtttacaggTGGACATTCAGAATTTCTCACCAAAGAAATTTCTCACATCCTTGAGGCctaataaatatgttgaatgcATTTCCAACCTCAAAAGATCTTTTTAAAGCTTGaattttgaacattttgccTTGAGTGCGTTCTCGTGGCAAAATATTATATAACATATAAATATCATATAAAACATGTAGTGCAAACAATATGGGGGGAGTTTTCCTAGTTTGCTCTGTAGTGACATTTGTGGTCCCAAATTAGATTGGGTAGCTTTAAAATGATCATTATATTCTGAGACTGGATACTGATTAGTATTTACCCATCAGCTGCCAGTGCCAAGCTGCTGAACTAAAACTAATCATCACTAATTGTTGCGATCTTACTTAAATAAGGTCGTAACAGTTAGTCTAGGGGAATACAGGGAGTAACATATCAAGTTTACGCAAACCCTTTGCAAAAACTGAACCAAATGCCAAGAAAAGGCTGGTGAAGTGTAACAAtgaataacatttatttacagaaaTAATTAACAGAGCTCATCCATCTAAAATTGCAGAAATGGAATCAAATAAGGTAACAGGGCCTCTAAGGCCAAAATAGTAAAGAAACCCACACTAACTTGAAAATAAGAAGTATTTGTCTACAAAATCAACCAGAGAGACTGTACTAAGCACCCTAACTAACAACAATGTGGGAGAAAAGAGGGTGCAAAATAAATGATAGAGAACCCCTACAAGTCTTCCTTAAAGCTACTAAGACTAGTTGAACAAGGCTCTTCTACCAAAGGACAGACCTgaaacactgagagagaggCGACTCTCTTCCAAGAGGAGGCCAGAGGAAAGTCAGTGGACACAAAACTAATCATTAATCAAACGAAACTAATACAGTCCTTACCCACAGTCCATTAGTTAGTATCTACAATACACAAGTGCCCGTCTTTAAAAAGGTTCTCATTAATCAATCAAAGACTGAAGCTACCCTAAGATATTTCCAAATGTATGCTATCAGTAATTTTCTgaaaacagttgttttttttccatgaaactACTCTGCAGTTATtccaaaataattttgtttgtttgtttttttctttctttctttttacattATTACAGGGGCTAGATTGGAGTGCAAGAGTGACTTTCAGAGGATTGCCTGGAAATCCCTCAACACTTGTATTGTGCCTGGACCCTTGTTGAGTCACAGTTGGTTGTAGCCAACCAGGACATTTCTGCAAGGCAGAGGGGGCTGGCTTCGTGCTCAGTGCAGTGGTTCAGTGATGGAACATGCGAGGAACATGcaagatgtgtgtatgtgtatgtgtgtgtgtttgtgtgcatgtccgGTAGAGAGGTAGACAAAGAAGTAATGAGAGCAATCCCGCACTTGTGTGGGAGGTGGTTTTTTGCAAACAGGTGCCAAAAAATGGAGCAATATTTTGCTGTGAGAGAGGCTTCCTAACAAAATGTGGTGATTTTAATCTGCTGt
The Myripristis murdjan chromosome 16, fMyrMur1.1, whole genome shotgun sequence DNA segment above includes these coding regions:
- the arhgef1 gene encoding rho guanine nucleotide exchange factor 1 isoform X4, with amino-acid sequence MDSEDAHSGRGVFGAHCSNPAMSIIGAEDEDFENDLNDVVDDQCTTFNSIEQLKTRPTHLLVFLQHVILQFDCAPLLCYLHADLFRTLSTKETKKLFVEFYTNFLDKGAILRVQVPPHITYELDRTRPDLLSEDLQKRYAHEVQFLQASEVAKQLEDFRQKRMMGMTPNEAELMDVESHYPTDRIPTEMKEKSVAENLLDKMAETQQTIVSDEEKCQSIFSAVAFYMKHLGVKTRAVDSKKSRGGFFRRPLGKAKKEESTKTKPRGGFPSIHTWIGGSGAEKEKVNQERKSSGPASSRISQPDPAAPSFPSRKSVSGGGSASVPGSDASEGVGINISAANSPESLHSDGVPSSRSDPPPLLEGGEASPTGLGAGLSVGEPLSPNDTPTEENVEKERRKTSRKVARSESARVDRHSSRRRASSRAKQSRSRSDVDLQPPSTTTTTPTPLSPQHPHFIDGPVLVVEGPGPSPTSPSPQLEEMEPRLMELEQDPPNWRELAPSDALSSLNKKETKRQEVINELFTTEHAHVRMLSVLQTVFSKPLEREEILTSTELATIFPSLDEIIDMHYAFYENLKKLRVEDNFIVKSISTTLLNRFDGPEGEWFQKLTARFCSHQSWALDQIKSRQKKEPRFNAFIQEAESKPQCRRLQLKDIIPIEMQRLTKYPLLLENIAKSTENPAEKESIQQSAECCRKILNHVNEEVKVMENLLTLKDYQRRLDTSGLKPSNELYTEYRNIDLTQRKMIYEGPLTWKVTKEKAIEVQCVLLGDLLVLLQRQDDKMVLKCQSKSNLVVQEGKQMLSPIIKLDSVFLREVATDRKAFYVIFTWDSGAQIYELVAQSVGERKTWTEVIKTAVDDLKRSGAPMKLVLPPGGGGAPFSPSALNPPLSPTENGGLKSSSDRDKDSLTDDKSTDPRHSLIDFLSDKGFDLIGHSNCDQEKVANNALDEVKSLKRLLVGSISLSEDLLPDEENGGERAERPGQDTDSCQSTEESQATDGGVEGEDNGDGINGGGSKGEDERGISAPLRLSQERMEEVYRRLQNLQEYLKRLQTVEEEHHRLQEALSKFSLEGGNF
- the arhgef1 gene encoding rho guanine nucleotide exchange factor 1 isoform X5, whose translation is MSIIGAEDEDFENDLNDVVDDQCTTFNSIEQLKTRPTHLLVFLQHVILQFDCAPLLCYLHADLFRTLSTKETKKLFVEFYTNFLDKGAILRVQVPPHITYELDRTRPDLLSEDLQKRYAHEVQFLQASEVAKQLEDFRQKRMMGMTPNEAELMDVESHYPTDRIPTEMKEKSVAENLLDKMAETQQTIVSDEEKCQSIFSAVAFYMKHLGVKTRAVDSKKSRGGFFRRPLGKAKKEESTKTKPRGGFPSIHTWIGGSAEVKPKTEAEGAEKEKVNQERKSSGPASSRISQPDPAAPSFPSRKSVSGGGSASVPGSDASEGVGINISAANSPESLHSDGVPSSRSDPPPLLEGGEASPTGLGAGLSVGEPLSPNDTPTEENVEKERRKTSRKVARSESARVDRHSSRRRASSRAKQSRSRSDVDLQPPSTTTTTPTPLSPQHPHFIDGPVLVVEGPGPSPTSPSPQLEEMEPRLMELEQDPPNWRELAPSDALSSLNKKETKRQEVINELFTTEHAHVRMLSVLQTVFSKPLEREEILTSTELATIFPSLDEIIDMHYAFYENLKKLRVEDNFIVKSISTTLLNRFDGPEGEWFQKLTARFCSHQSWALDQIKSRQKKEPRFNAFIQEAESKPQCRRLQLKDIIPIEMQRLTKYPLLLENIAKSTENPAEKESIQQSAECCRKILNHVNEEVKVMENLLTLKDYQRRLDTSGLKPSNELYTEYRNIDLTQRKMIYEGPLTWKVTKEKAIEVQCVLLGDLLVLLQRQDDKMVLKCQSKSNLVVQEGKQMLSPIIKLDSVFLREVATDRKAFYVIFTWDSGAQIYELVAQSVGERKTWTEVIKTAVDDLKRSGAPMKLVLPPGGGGAPFSPSALNPPLSPTENGGLKSSSDRDKDSLTDDKSTDPRHSLIDFLSDKGFDLIGHSNCDQEKVANNALDEVKSLKRLLVGSISLSEDLLPDEENGGERAERPGQDTDSCQSTEESQATDGGVEGEDNGDGINGGGSKGEDERGISAPLRLSQERMEEVYRRLQNLQEYLKRLQTVEEEHHRLQEALSKFSLEGGNF
- the arhgef1 gene encoding rho guanine nucleotide exchange factor 1 isoform X7 — its product is MLLKKKRQTIVSDEEKCQSIFSAVAFYMKHLGVKTRAVDSKKSRGGFFRRPLGKAKKEESTKTKPRGGFPSIHTWIGGSAEVKPKTEAEGAEKEKVNQERKSSGPASSRISQPDPAAPSFPSRKSVSGGGSASVPGSDASEGVGINISAANSPESLHSDGVPSSRSDPPPLLEGGEASPTGLGAGLSVGEPLSPNDTPTEENVEKERRKTSRKVARSESARVDRHSSRRRASSRAKQSRSRSDVDLQPPSTTTTTPTPLSPQHPHFIDGPVLVVEGPGPSPTSPSPQLEEMEPRLMELEQDPPNWRELAPSDALSSLNKKETKRQEVINELFTTEHAHVRMLSVLQTVFSKPLEREEILTSTELATIFPSLDEIIDMHYAFYENLKKLRVEDNFIVKSISTTLLNRFDGPEGEWFQKLTARFCSHQSWALDQIKSRQKKEPRFNAFIQEAESKPQCRRLQLKDIIPIEMQRLTKYPLLLENIAKSTENPAEKESIQQSAECCRKILNHVNEEVKVMENLLTLKDYQRRLDTSGLKPSNELYTEYRNIDLTQRKMIYEGPLTWKVTKEKAIEVQCVLLGDLLVLLQRQDDKMVLKCQSKSNLVVQEGKQMLSPIIKLDSVFLREVATDRKAFYVIFTWDSGAQIYELVAQSVGERKTWTEVIKTAVDDLKRSGAPMKLVLPPGGGGAPFSPSALNPPLSPTENGGLKSSSDRDKDSLTDDKSTDPRHSLIDFLSDKGFDLIGHSNCDQEKVANNALDEVKSLKRLLVGSISLSEDLLPDEENGGERAERPGQDTDSCQSTEESQATDGGVEGEDNGDGINGGGSKGEDERGISAPLRLSQERMEEVYRRLQNLQEYLKRLQTVEEEHHRLQEALSKFSLEGGNF
- the arhgef1 gene encoding rho guanine nucleotide exchange factor 1 isoform X1, which produces MDSEDAHSGRGVFGAHCSNPAMSIIGAEDEDFENDLNDVVDDQCTTFNSIEQLKTRPTHLLVFLQHVILQFDCAPLLCYLHADLFRTLSTKETKKLFVEFYTNFLDKGAILRVQVPPHITYELDRTRPDLLSEDLQKRYAHEVQFLQASEVAKQLEDFRQKRMMGMTPNEAELMDVESHYPTDRIPTEMKEKSVAENLLDKMAETQQTIVSDEEKCQSIFSAVAFYMKHLGVKTRAVDSKKSRGGFFRRPLGKAKKEESTKTKPRGGFPSIHTWIGGSAEVKPKTEAEGAEKEKVNQERKSSGPASSRISQPDPAAPSFPSRKSVSGGGSASVPGSDASEGVGINISAANSPESLHSDGVPSSRSDPPPLLEGGEASPTGLGAGLSVGEPLSPNDTPTEENVEKERRKTSRKVARSESARVDRHSSRRRASSRAKQSRSRSDVDLQPPSTTTTTPTPLSPQHPHFIDGPVLVVEGPGPSPTSPSPQLEEMEPRLMELEQDPPNWRELAPSDALSSLNKKETKRQEVINELFTTEHAHVRMLSVLQTVFSKPLEREEILTSTELATIFPSLDEIIDMHYAFYENLKKLRVEDNFIVKSISTTLLNRFDGPEGEWFQKLTARFCSHQSWALDQIKSRQKKEPRFNAFIQEAESKPQCRRLQLKDIIPIEMQRLTKYPLLLENIAKSTENPAEKESIQQSAECCRKILNHVNEEVKVMENLLTLKDYQRRLDTSGLKPSNELYTEYRNIDLTQRKMIYEGPLTWKVTKEKAIEVQCVLLGDLLVLLQRQDDKMVLKCQSKSNLVVQEGKQMLSPIIKLDSVFLREVATDRKAFYVIFTWDSGAQIYELVAQSVGERKTWTEVIKTAVDDLKRSGAPMKLVLPPGGGGAPFSPSALNPPLSPTENGGLKSSSDRDKDSLTDDKSTDPRHSLIDFLSDKGFDLIGHSNCDQEKVANNALDEVKSLKRLLVGSISLSEDLLPDEENGGERAERPGQDTDSCQSTEESQATDGGVEGEDNGDGINGGGSKGEDERGISAPLRLSQERMEEVYRRLQNLQEYLKRLQTVEEEHHRLQEALSKFSLEGGNF
- the arhgef1 gene encoding rho guanine nucleotide exchange factor 1 isoform X3: MDSEDAHSGRGVFGAHCSNPAMSIIGAEDEDFENDLNDVVDDQCTTFNSIEQLKTRPTHLLVFLQHVILQFDCAPLLCYLHADLFRTLSTKETKKLFVEFYTNFLDKGAILRVQVPPHITYELDRTRPDLLSEDLQKRYAHEVQFLQASEVAKQLEDFRQKRMMGMTPNEAELMDVESHYPTDRIPTEMKEKSVAENLLDKMAETQQTIVSDEEKCQSIFSAVAFYMKHLGVKTRAVDSKKSRGGFFRRPLGKAKKEESTKTKPRGGFPSIHTWIGGSAEVKPKTEAEGAEKEKVNQERKSSGPASSRISQPDPAAPSFPSRKSVSGGGSASVPGSDASEGVGINISAANSPESLHSDGVPSSRSDPPPLLEGGEASPTGLGAGLSVGEPLSPNDTPTEENVEKESRKVARSESARVDRHSSRRRASSRAKQSRSRSDVDLQPPSTTTTTPTPLSPQHPHFIDGPVLVVEGPGPSPTSPSPQLEEMEPRLMELEQDPPNWRELAPSDALSSLNKKETKRQEVINELFTTEHAHVRMLSVLQTVFSKPLEREEILTSTELATIFPSLDEIIDMHYAFYENLKKLRVEDNFIVKSISTTLLNRFDGPEGEWFQKLTARFCSHQSWALDQIKSRQKKEPRFNAFIQEAESKPQCRRLQLKDIIPIEMQRLTKYPLLLENIAKSTENPAEKESIQQSAECCRKILNHVNEEVKVMENLLTLKDYQRRLDTSGLKPSNELYTEYRNIDLTQRKMIYEGPLTWKVTKEKAIEVQCVLLGDLLVLLQRQDDKMVLKCQSKSNLVVQEGKQMLSPIIKLDSVFLREVATDRKAFYVIFTWDSGAQIYELVAQSVGERKTWTEVIKTAVDDLKRSGAPMKLVLPPGGGGAPFSPSALNPPLSPTENGGLKSSSDRDKDSLTDDKSTDPRHSLIDFLSDKGFDLIGHSNCDQEKVANNALDEVKSLKRLLVGSISLSEDLLPDEENGGERAERPGQDTDSCQSTEESQATDGGVEGEDNGDGINGGGSKGEDERGISAPLRLSQERMEEVYRRLQNLQEYLKRLQTVEEEHHRLQEALSKFSLEGGNF
- the arhgef1 gene encoding rho guanine nucleotide exchange factor 1 isoform X6 codes for the protein MDSEDAHSGRGVFGAHCSNPAMSIIGAEDEDFENDLNDVVDDQCTTFNSIEQLKTRPTHLLVFLQHVILQFDCAPLLCYLHADLFRTLSTKETKKLFVEFYTNFLDKGAILRVQVPPHITYELDRTRPDLLSEDLQKRYAHEVQFLQASEVAKQLEDFRQKRMMGMTPNEAELMDVESHYPTDRIPTEMKEKSVAENLLDKMAETQQTIVSDEEKCQSIFSAVAFYMKHLGVKTRAVDSKKSRGGFFRRPLGKAKKEESTKTKPRGGFPSIHTWIGGSAEVKPKTEAEGAEKEKVNQERKSSGPASSRISQPDPAAPSFPSRKSVSGGGSASVPGSDASEGVGINISAANSPESLHSDGVPSSRSDPPPLLEGGEASPTGLGAGLSVGEPLSPNDTPTEENVEKESIDGPVLVVEGPGPSPTSPSPQLEEMEPRLMELEQDPPNWRELAPSDALSSLNKKETKRQEVINELFTTEHAHVRMLSVLQTVFSKPLEREEILTSTELATIFPSLDEIIDMHYAFYENLKKLRVEDNFIVKSISTTLLNRFDGPEGEWFQKLTARFCSHQSWALDQIKSRQKKEPRFNAFIQEAESKPQCRRLQLKDIIPIEMQRLTKYPLLLENIAKSTENPAEKESIQQSAECCRKILNHVNEEVKVMENLLTLKDYQRRLDTSGLKPSNELYTEYRNIDLTQRKMIYEGPLTWKVTKEKAIEVQCVLLGDLLVLLQRQDDKMVLKCQSKSNLVVQEGKQMLSPIIKLDSVFLREVATDRKAFYVIFTWDSGAQIYELVAQSVGERKTWTEVIKTAVDDLKRSGAPMKLVLPPGGGGAPFSPSALNPPLSPTENGGLKSSSDRDKDSLTDDKSTDPRHSLIDFLSDKGFDLIGHSNCDQEKVANNALDEVKSLKRLLVGSISLSEDLLPDEENGGERAERPGQDTDSCQSTEESQATDGGVEGEDNGDGINGGGSKGEDERGISAPLRLSQERMEEVYRRLQNLQEYLKRLQTVEEEHHRLQEALSKFSLEGGNF